Part of the Candidatus Amarolinea dominans genome is shown below.
CGCCAGCTCCTGGAAACGGTTGGCCTGCTCGACCCGGCCTATTTCGCCTATTACGAGGATGCCGATTGGGCGATGCGCGCGAGACAGGCGGGTTGGATCGTGCGTTACGTTCCCTCAGCCCGCATGTGGCACAAGGGCGGCGCCAGCACGGGTGGATTCTACAATCCCCGTGAGAAATATCTATCCGGCGTCAATGCCGTGCGATTCATGCGCCGTTACGCCCATGCCGGGCAGTGGGTGTTGTATTTGATCTCCTTGGCGGCAGGTATTCCGTGGCTCATCATACGAGAGAGTGCGCGCGGCCGCAGTGCGGCTGTACGCGCCAAGATTCGTGGACTGATAGATGGTTTCAGGTACAAATCCTAACACGCGTTTCAGCAAACTAGCAATCCATGCGGCCTTCCTGCTCATCATCCTGCTGGCCGCAGGCTTGCGCTCCTATGAACTCAACACGCGGCCCTTTTGGGGTGACGAAGCCCTGACCGGAGACCTGGCCCTGTTGGGACCGGCGTCCGTCTTGCGCACCACAGCCCCGTTCTCGTTTGTGCGCCAGATCGCAGCCAGCGCCGGCGGTCAGTTCGTGACCGGCTGGGGCTTTCAGATGCCCCTGCCCCTCCTGGCGTCGTTGACCGGATTGATCGGCAACCAGGATATGCTCATCCGCTTGCCGTCCTTCCTGGCCGGCGTGCTGGCCGTGGCAGTCGCCTTTGCCCTGGGACGGCGATTGCGCCGGCCGGAAGTCGGGCTCCTGCTGGCCTTTCTCATGGCCATCTCCGCGTTTCACATTCAGTATTCGCAGGAAGCGCGCTACTACGGTCTGATGTCCTTCCTCGCTGTGCTGGGCGCCTATCTGATGCTGCGCGGCCTGGATGAGAAGCGTGCGGGCGACCTCATTGCCTTCGTCTTCGTCTCCGCCTTTAACGTATGGAATCACCTCTTCGCCGTCTTCTTTGTCGTACCCATGGTGGTCTATGCCGTGGTGATCTTGGGCATACACCTGGTGCGCAGTGTGCGCCTGCCGCGGCTAAGCAGCTTGCGCCGCCGCACCAACAGCCGGCGCAAAACCATGCGCAGCCGCTTGCTTGGCTGGCAACAGGTCACGGCCCGCGCCCTGCGCCGCATTCCGCTGGCCTATGCCGTCTTCGTCGTCAGTGTCGTCGTCCTTGCACTGCTCACGCTGGAGATCACCCTGCCGGTGGTGCGCGCAGCCACCAGCAGCAGCGCCAGCAGCAGCGAAGTGGCGACCATCTTCTCCCAGGCCGACTCAGCACGCACCACCGAGGGGGCCACCTTGCACGGCTTTTCCCTCAGTGTCGCCTCGTTCATTGATCTTTTTGCCGAGTTCGGCAGCGGCCGCAGTTGGACCTCCTGGCTTTACCTGGCGTTCGCCCTGTTCGGTTTGACCGACCTGCTCCTGCGCCGGCAGTGGCGCCAAACGTTTTTTGTTCTGCTGTGGCTCTGGCTGCCCCTCCTACTGGTCTCCCTGGTGCGCTCAGAACATTTCTTTGCCAGCAAATATATCATCTTCGTACAGCCTGCCTATCTGGCTCTGGTGGCGCTGGGCCTTTACGCGGGCGTGAGCCGGCTGTGGGCCTTGCCGCGAGCCGTTGTCCTGCGCGTCCCCGTCCTGCAGACCCCGCTCCCGGCCGCGATCCTGGTGGGCGCGCTGACCGTCCTGCTCCTGCTGGTCAACACGCGACCAGTCCTGGGCTATTATGGGCAGCAGGATCGCTTGAACTGGCGTGGCGTGATCCGCTACATTCAAGCCGATCTGCGCACGGACGATGCGGTCCTCTTTGCTACCGCCCGCGACCGCGATTGGGGGCCGTTTGTCTACTATTTCCGCCAAATGGTCAAACCCCAGGCGTTTGGCAGCTTCGTGCAGTCCTTTGCCGACCTGTCGGCGCCCCAGTTGCAATCGGTGTTTGACAACCACAAGCGCGTGTGGATTGTGGATCAGGCTGGTCATGGCGGCTTCCGTGAGGTCGGCACGCTCTTCCCCGCGCTGAAAGCCCGCGATGTCGTCGGCGCCCAGGTCTACCTGTTGGACACCGCGCCGGTGCTCAACAGCCAGGTGCCATTCGAATGGGCCGCCGGTCGCGCCCAGTTGACCACAAAACGGGCCGCGTTACCCAATCGCAGTCTCATCGTCGGGGTCACCCCGTACGACGCATCTACATCGCAGCGCTTCAGCGTACACGTCAACGGTCAGAACCAAGGCAGTTTCGACCCGGCCGGCGTACAGGCGCCCAATTACGTGCAGGTGCCTTTCACCCGCACCGAAGTGGTCACTGTAGACATCATTGCCGCGCAGCCGCCCACCACGGCGCTAAGCGGCACCTTGACGCTGGCCTATGCCGCGGCCATACCCGGACAGGACGGCCAACGCGTGACGATCGAAGCCGAAGACTTCCCCACCGACAATGGCTTTGTCTTCGAACAACCTGAGGCCAGCGGCGGTTCATTCGTACGCGCCCAGGGCTTCGGCATCATCGCCCAAGTCTCCTTGTGGGCAAGCCAGCCGGGCGACTACCTGCTGACGCTGTACGGCCGCATGAACGCACGCATCGGCACGCCCAAATGGTCGGTGGTGCTCGACCGTCAGGCAGTCGGTATTCTGACGACGCCGGTCAACCTGGGGTGGCAGACGATTTCCATCCCCGTCAATGTGAGCAGCCCTGGCCTGCACACCCTGACCCTGGGCGCAACCGCGGACGCCTACATCGAGGGGGCTTACGCGGACCTTGATTATGTCACCCTGGAAGAACGCCAGAACTGGGTGTATCGCGGCAGCACCCAGATCAGCCTGGGCGTGAGTGAGTTGACCGAGACAGCGCCCATTACCGCCACCGGGGCGTTGACCGCCTGCGTGACGACGACCGGCGCGGCCGGCCGCTGGCTCGATTCTCAACCGGTGACATTTACCGTCACCGTGGAAAATGCGGCCGACTACGTGCTCGAACTGGTGACCGCCAGCACGAACATCACGCAGCCACTGCCGGTGACCCTGGATGACCGCTTCTTGGGTCAAATCGCCCCTGGCGCCCACCTATCGCAGACCACTCACCTGTTGAGCCGGCTGAGCACGGGCGAGCACGAGATTCTGCTGACTCCGCCGGCCACCGTGCAGCCAGGGCAGTTGTGTTTGCAGGAGATCAGCCTGCTGCTGGCCTACGTGCAGCCGGACAGTACAGATCTGCGCATCGAAGCGAACCCGTTCGTGGTGGGTGAGAATGCACGGCTGCAGCGCATGAGTAATCGCCCCGTGGCCATGGGCGCGGGCGCCGGCGCGGTCATCGAGGCCGGACTGTGGTTCAGCAGCACCGGCAACTACACCCTCAACGTGGACGGCCTGCACGATCGCCCCGGCCCGGTGCAACTCCGGGCCGAATTGGATGGCAAACCGCTGGAGCGAACCCTGGACTATGCCCGTAACGACTACACCTGGTCGCTGCGTTCGGTGCGTATGCCGGTAGGCGCGGTCGGCTACCATCGCCTGCGCCTTGTCTTTGCCAATGACCTGTACGACACGGCCCTGGTGGCCAACAAAGACGATGGGGACCGCAATGCGGTCATTGACTTCCTCACCGTGTCAAACCTCGCCGCGCCCGTCGTCGCTGTGGGCAACCAGACCACCTTTGTCATGGCCGAGGCCACCGAGATGATGCCGCCGGGCACGGCCGTCGAAGAGGCGGGCGGGGTGCGGGCCATCATGCGACCCGCGGCCGGCCCGGTCGTCAGCATGGATCTGGCGTTTGACACGGCCGGCGGCTACCAGCTCTCGGTGCGGGCGCAGAACGACCAGCCTGGCCCGGTTGACCTGGCGGTCATGCTCGACGGTGCGCAGATTGGCGTGCTGAGCTACGCGGCCAACGACGGCAGTTGGAGTGAGCAGTCGCTCCTCTTCTCGGTGGGGCTTCCCGGCTTTCATCGCCTGGCCCTGGAGTTCGCCGCCGATGCCTACGATCAAGAATTAGTGGACGCCGGTCAGGATGGCGACCGTAACGCCCTGGTGGAGACGGTTAGCCTGACCAAAATTCCGGCTGCTATCAATCGCGGCGATGTGCTGATTGATCTCAATTTCGATGACCTGCTCAGCAGTGGGGCTGCCGACCAGCCGCGGCTGGATCGTATCGAAGGGACCTTCGCCTTCGTCTTTGGGCCGGGCAACGAGATTGCTTTCCCGTTGGTTTTCCTCGGTGATGGTAATTACGTCCTGGAAGTTGGCGGCCGCGGCGCACGCCTGGGCAACAATCTCGCCCTGGAAATGGACGGCAGCCTGCTCGAAGACCTGTCGTTCGATCTGCAGACCGAATCGCATTTTGTGGGCATCATGCACAAGGCGGGGACGGTCATGCTGCGCCTGCGCAACACCAGCAGCCGTGATCTCTACGTGCAGACGCTGCGCATCTACGGCAACGTCCTCTATGCCGACCCGAACCTGGCCTGGACCCCCGATCAAGGGGGCCTGGCGGAGGGCACCCAGTTGATTCAGGAAGGCGGGCATGAGGCCGCCATGCGCGCAGGCACCGGGCCGATCGTCACCCTCAATGTGCTGCTGCCCAAGCCGGGAGTCTATCGTTTGTCGGTGTTGGGCCAGAACGATCGGCCTGGCCCGGTCATCGTGGACGTACAGCTCAGCAATATCCAGCGCGGCCAGATCTTCTTCAACGCGGACGACGGCAGTTGGGAAACCCGTACCCTGCAGATTGTCAGCAATCGCGCCGGCATGCAACTGCTGACGCTGATCTTCAATAATGACGTTTATTGGCAGGATGTGATTGACAAGGGCGGCGACGGCGACCGCAACGCGTTGATCGAGCGCATCCAGATTGCGCCGCTGAGCTCCGACCGCTAACAACCGGGCAGGTGCGCTGCGCCTTACAGAAAGGAACATCATCTATGAGCTTCTGGCCCAACCGCCGCGTCCTGGTCACCGGCGGGTCTGGATTCCTGGGATCGGTCATCGTGCGCCAACTGCACGCCCTGCACGCGGCGGCGGTGTTCGTGCCGCGCAGTCAAGACTATGACTTGCGCCACCTGGAAAACGTGCAGAGGGCGCTGGCTGACAGTCGCCCTAACATCGTCATTCACCTGGCCGCGCGCGTCGGCGGCATCGGCGCCAACCTGGAGCATCCGGCCGAATTTTTCTACGACAACCTCATGATGGGCGCCCAACTGCTGCACGAGGCCTGGCGGGCCGGCGTGGAAAAATTGGTGGCCATTGGCACGGTGTGCGCGTATCCCAAGTTCACCCCGGTGCCTTTCCATGAAGATGACCTCTGGTCAGGCTATCCAGAAGAAACCAATGCCCCCTACGGCCTGGCAAAAAAAATGCTCCTCGTGCAGTCGCAGGCGTATCGCGATCAGTACGGCTTCAACTCCGTCTTTCTGCTCCCGGTCAACCTGTACGGGCCTGGCGACAACTTCGACCTGCAGACCTCGCACGTCATCCCGGCCCTGATTCGCAAGTGCGTCGAAGCGCAGGAACGGGGCGACGATCACATCGTCGTGTGGGGAGATGGGTCGCCCACGCGTGAATTTCTTTACGTGGATGATGCGGCGCACGGCATCTTGCTGGCAGCCGAAAATTACAACGCCAGCGCGCCGGTCAACATCGGTTCGGCCATGGAAATCAGGATCCGTGACCTGGTACACCTGATTGCTGACCTGGTTGGCTTCGACGGCGACATCGTCTGGGACACCACCAAGCCCAACGGCCAGCCGCGACGCAAATTGGACACGCAACGCGCCGAACAGCAGTTTGGCTTCCGCGCCGGCACGTCGTTTGCCGAAGGATTGCAGCGCACCATTGCCTGGTATCGCCAGTGTCGGTAAGCAAGAGTCGGAGCGTCTTCTAGCTGTGTCCGAAGCAACCAGCCCACAGGTCACCCGCATGGTGCGCAACTCGCTCTTCAGCGTGCTGCGCTTTCTCGTCCTGCTCCCATTGCCCCTGCTCGTGGTTCCGTTCATGCTGGGCAAACTGGGCGATGAGCGCTTTGGCGTGTGGGCCATCGTGGCGCTCTTTACATCGTACACGCAACTGGCCGATTTTGGCATGGGCCTGGCCCTGACCAAGTACGTCGCGGAATTCGCGGCGCAAAAGCAGTGGCAACGCCTGGACATGGCGTTGAACACCGTCTTCTTTTTCTATCTCGTGGTGGGATTGAGCCTGGCGACCCTTGTGCTGCTTGGCCGCCACTTCCTGGCGGGCCTGGTGCCGCAAATCTCCCCGGCGCTCACGCAGGAAATCGTCACGGTCATCGGTATTGCGGCGCTCACCTTCGCCGTCAACCTGACTTTGGGCGCGTTCAACTCGACCTTGCAGGGCCTGCAGCGCATGGATCTGACCAACCTGACCGCGCTGGCCAACGGGATTGGCCTCTACCTGGGCATCGTCGTCGTCCTGGCGTTGGGCGGCGGCCTGGTCGGCATGGCCGTGCTCAGCCTGGTGCTGGCCGTGGCCTCAGGCGCCTTCAACGGCGTAATGACACAGCGGCTGGCGCCCGGCCTGCACCTGCGCTGGCGCACCTTCGATGCCGGCTATCTGCGCTCCGTGTTGAGTTACAGCCTCAACATCCAGGGTGGGGCGCTGACCGAACTGCTCTTCGACCCCTTGAGCAAACTGGTCATCACCCGCTTCCTGGGCGTGGCCCTGGTGACACAATACGAAGTGGGACAGCGCATCATCACCCAACTGCGCGGGCTGTTCGCCGTGGCCTTCTTGCCCCTCTTTCCGGGCGTCTCGCATCTGCACGCCGAACGAGAACAGCAGGCCGTGCAGATGATCTACCAGCGCAGCTCGCGTTATGTCTATTTGCTGGGCTGGCCGGCCTACCTGCTGCTGATCATCACGGCGCCCTGGCTGCTGACCGCCTGGCTGGGGCAAGGCTACGCGCAGGCGGCCTTTGTCATGCGGCTGATGACGTGCGGCTGGTTCGTCAGCCTGGTGGCCTTTCCACCCTACATGATCTTGCAGGCGCTGGGGCAGGCCCATCTCTGTTTGCGCGCCCATGTCGTGCAGGGTCTCACCAACCTGGTGCTGGCGCTGCTGTTGGTGGGGCCGTTTGGATTCGTGGGGATCACGGTGGCCGCCTTCGTGGCGTTGGTCATCGGCTCCAGCCTGGTACTGGTGGCCTTCGCGCAAACGCTGCAGCTCTCCGGCGCCGCACTCGCCCGCCTGGTGCCCTGGCGAGCCGTGGGCCTGGCCCTGGGCAGCGGCGCTGCTTTAGCCCTGGTGCTAACCCGGCTGCCCCAGGTGACGTTGTTGACCCTGGCCGCGCTGGCCGCAGCCTATGCGGCCGTCTATGCCGGGCTGCTGCTGGCGCAAGGCGTGGTGAGCCAGAGCGACCGCAGGCTCATCCGGTCCTTGTGGCCGGCGCGTCGGGGGCTGTAGATGCCGCGCCGCGTCTGAACTGGCTTGCGCTGCTGGGCTTCGCGGCGACCCTGGTGCTGCTGAGCGCCGGCCTGGCGCCGACACTCGAATCGAGGCGGTTGCAAACAGCCTGCGCGCGCCAGGCACGCGACATCATCTACCGCCTGCTGCAAGAGCCGGCACAGACGGAAGAGCTGGACAAGACCCTGGCGCAGATCGCCCCAGCCTGCGCAGAGGTAACAGCGTCACAGGCGCTGCTGTCCAACGTCTATTTTCAGGCGGGCAACCAGGCCTGGCAGGCACAGCAGTGGGCCGCAGCCGCAGCCGCCTATCGGACATCAATTGCGCGTGACCCTGGCCAGGCCATGCCACGCCGGCGTTTAGCAGAAATCTTGCTCTACCGGGATCAACAGCCGGCCGCGGCCCTGGCGCAGTTGCAGCAGGCACAAGTCCTGGCCCCGCATGAGAGCTACACCTACATGGTCATGGCTCATGCCTACGCCGCGCTCAACGACCCGGAACACGGTCTGCAAGCGGCAGAACAGGCCCTGGCCGTCGCCAAAACCCCCTACGGCTACATGGTGCAGGGCCAAATGTTGGCCGCGCTGGCGCGCTGGCCTGAAGCGATCGCCAGTCTGCGCGCCAGCCTGGTCCTGGACGATCAGGCGGCTGTCACCTACCTGCTGCTGGGCAATGCCCTGCAAGCCAACGGCGAGACCGACGCCGCCCGCGAGGCATGGGCCGAAGCTCAGCGCCGTGACCCATCAATTCAGGACGCAGGTGTGCATTCCCCCCCGTAACGCCAGTCGTTGGCCTGTGTCCAATCAATTTTGCGTTTTCTCCGAAAACGCATTACACGAGGAAGTTTTCTGCATGGCGAATCTATCACGTACCTTTGGCAATCGCAGCCGCAGGACAGGCGAAGCAATCTGGATCATGCTGGGCGTGCTGCTGCTCGGCTGCGCGCTTGCGCTGCCCCTGGGCGCCAGTGACGACACGGCCCTGGCCTTGATTCTGCTCGGCACAGCCGTCATCGCCTACCTGGTCTTTCCTTCGCGTTGGCAGTTGTGGTCGCTCGTCGCCATCGCCGTCTACTTCCAGCCCCTGGAGGCGTTGCAACTTCCGATCTCTCAGTCGAACGTCCACCTGCTCGATCTCTTTGTCGCGATGACCCTGGTCGGCTGGCTGATCCGTTGGGCCTTGCAGATGCATACGTGGCGGCTGACCCGCCGCTCCGGCTACCTGCTGGCGGCTATCCTCGCCATCCTGCTGATTCCGGCGCTCGTCGGGATGCTGAAGGGCAACATCGTCGTCACCGTTCTGCGTGACATGCGGGTGCCGTTCTACTACATCACCCTGTCGCTGCTGGTGGTGTCCGGTGTGCGCACACGCGCTGACCTGGTTACGACCCTGCGCGGCATCGCGCTGCTGATTCTGCCCGCGCTGGCCTACTACTTTGTCAGTTGGGCGCTCGGCATTCCCACGTCCGAGGGTGCATCCACCGTGATTCTCAGCAGTGGTCGCTACTTGCGCTATGGCCTGGTCACCAGTTGGGAGTACATCATGCTCTCCTGGCTCTTGGGACTGGCATTGTTCCTCACGGGCGATGTGCCGCCGCAGTGGCGTCCCTGGTTGGCGCTCTACACCCTGCTGTCTACCGTCGCCTTGATGGCGCTGCTGGTGCGCGGCATCTACCTGGGCATGCTCGGCGGCCTCGTCACCGTGGTCCTCTTCAGCCATTGGCTGCGCAACCCACAGCGCCTGATCAGCGCCGGCCTGGTGCTGCTCGTTCTGGGTGGCTTGGTTGTGGCTGCGGATGCCGCCGCCGGCACGGGGCTGGTGGCCGCGGTGGGCGAACGTGTACTCTCTATCGTGGACCCCCGTGCTTCGACCTCCAGCTCGGCCGCCAATCGCGAGACGCGCCTGGAGACGACTCGTTTCATCGGCAACTCGGCCCGCGGCACGTCCAACCCGCTCATCGGCGCAGGCTACGGGGACCGTGGGGCCTATGCCTACTCACGCGATAGCGAACTGCAGGCCCTCTTCCGCCACAGCGCCTACAGTTGGCTCTTCTACCGGATTGGATTCATGCAGGGCATCCTGATCCTGCTCCTCTTCGCCGTGGTGGCCTGGCGCGCCGGTCGTTTGGCCTGGCGCATGGAAAACAGCCTGCTGCGCGCGACCATCGTGACTTTCCTGGCCGCCTTCATTGCCAACTTCTTCGTCGGTCTGGGTAACAACACGATCTTCGATTTCTTCGGTGCGTTCTCAGTCCAGGTGGCGATCGAGTTTGCCATCCTCATCAAACTTGATCTGCTCCTGCAGCCGGCGGTAAGCGCATGACGCTGCCGTTGGTCTCCATCGTCACACCCAGTCTCAACAGTGCGGCATGGATTACCGCCACGATCGTCAGCGTCCTGGCGCAAGACTACGGCCGCCTGGAATACATCGTGATGGATGGCGGCTCGACGGATGACACCCATGCCATTCTGCGCCACTTCGCCGCGCGCGACAATCGCCTGACCTGGTTTGCCAAACCTGACACCGGCATCTCCCAGGCCGTCAACCGCGGTTGGGCGCGCAGCCAGGGCGAGATCATCGCCTGGATCGGCAGCGATGACCTGTATCGGCCGGGCGCGGTGGCCGCGGCCGTGTTCGCGCTGCAAGCTCAGCCGGCCGTGACCGCCGTGTATGGCGATTGCGCCATCATCAATGCGCAGGGTCAGTGGGTGGGACATCTGCACACCGGCCCCTTCGACCGCGGGCGCCTCCTGGGGTGGAATTACCTGGCGCAGCCGGCGGTTTTCATGCGCCGCGCCGCGGTCGCGCAGGCCGGTTGGCTGGACGAGAGCCTCCGCAACGTGATGGATCACGACCTGTGGATCAAACTGGCGCAGCAAGGTGCGATGGCCCATGTCGCTTCGATGTGGGCCGCGGTACGCGTGCATGACCAGACCGTGACCAACCGCCAGGTTCGCCGCGCCGGCGAAGAGACGCTGCGCGTGGTGAGCCGCGCGGTCAACGATCCGGCGCTGGCGCTCGACCTGCAATCACAGCGCGCACGCGCCCTGGCCGAAGCCTATCTGCGCGCCGGCATGTGCTTCTACGCGGCATCCGATTTGCCCCAGGCGCGCATCTATCTGAAGCAGGCTCTGCGCCTCGCGCCGGGGCTGCTGGCCGATGGCCGTTTCCTGCGTACCGCGCTGACCGCACAGTTGGGCACACGCCTGATCGAACGCCTGCGTCGCTGGCGGCCCGCACCGCATCGCACCGGCAGCGATCGGGGAGTGTGAACCGTGGCGCCGTACCGCATCGTCCACATCATCAAAAATCTGCCGTTCGATGGCGGCACGACACAGTATCTCTATCAACTGCTGTCGTCTCTCGATCGGGCCGCGTTTGCGCCCGAAATTCTGGTGATCGAGGAGGAAGCGCCCGGGCGCAGCTTTGCGGCCGCGTTTCAGGCGCTCTCGATTCCCGTCACCTCTCTGCCCACACGCAGCAACCTGGACCTGCGCGCCGTGCGCCCGGTCGTCCAATGGCTTGCCGGCCGCCGCGCCGACCTGGT
Proteins encoded:
- a CDS encoding glycosyltransferase family 39 protein, whose protein sequence is MVSGTNPNTRFSKLAIHAAFLLIILLAAGLRSYELNTRPFWGDEALTGDLALLGPASVLRTTAPFSFVRQIAASAGGQFVTGWGFQMPLPLLASLTGLIGNQDMLIRLPSFLAGVLAVAVAFALGRRLRRPEVGLLLAFLMAISAFHIQYSQEARYYGLMSFLAVLGAYLMLRGLDEKRAGDLIAFVFVSAFNVWNHLFAVFFVVPMVVYAVVILGIHLVRSVRLPRLSSLRRRTNSRRKTMRSRLLGWQQVTARALRRIPLAYAVFVVSVVVLALLTLEITLPVVRAATSSSASSSEVATIFSQADSARTTEGATLHGFSLSVASFIDLFAEFGSGRSWTSWLYLAFALFGLTDLLLRRQWRQTFFVLLWLWLPLLLVSLVRSEHFFASKYIIFVQPAYLALVALGLYAGVSRLWALPRAVVLRVPVLQTPLPAAILVGALTVLLLLVNTRPVLGYYGQQDRLNWRGVIRYIQADLRTDDAVLFATARDRDWGPFVYYFRQMVKPQAFGSFVQSFADLSAPQLQSVFDNHKRVWIVDQAGHGGFREVGTLFPALKARDVVGAQVYLLDTAPVLNSQVPFEWAAGRAQLTTKRAALPNRSLIVGVTPYDASTSQRFSVHVNGQNQGSFDPAGVQAPNYVQVPFTRTEVVTVDIIAAQPPTTALSGTLTLAYAAAIPGQDGQRVTIEAEDFPTDNGFVFEQPEASGGSFVRAQGFGIIAQVSLWASQPGDYLLTLYGRMNARIGTPKWSVVLDRQAVGILTTPVNLGWQTISIPVNVSSPGLHTLTLGATADAYIEGAYADLDYVTLEERQNWVYRGSTQISLGVSELTETAPITATGALTACVTTTGAAGRWLDSQPVTFTVTVENAADYVLELVTASTNITQPLPVTLDDRFLGQIAPGAHLSQTTHLLSRLSTGEHEILLTPPATVQPGQLCLQEISLLLAYVQPDSTDLRIEANPFVVGENARLQRMSNRPVAMGAGAGAVIEAGLWFSSTGNYTLNVDGLHDRPGPVQLRAELDGKPLERTLDYARNDYTWSLRSVRMPVGAVGYHRLRLVFANDLYDTALVANKDDGDRNAVIDFLTVSNLAAPVVAVGNQTTFVMAEATEMMPPGTAVEEAGGVRAIMRPAAGPVVSMDLAFDTAGGYQLSVRAQNDQPGPVDLAVMLDGAQIGVLSYAANDGSWSEQSLLFSVGLPGFHRLALEFAADAYDQELVDAGQDGDRNALVETVSLTKIPAAINRGDVLIDLNFDDLLSSGAADQPRLDRIEGTFAFVFGPGNEIAFPLVFLGDGNYVLEVGGRGARLGNNLALEMDGSLLEDLSFDLQTESHFVGIMHKAGTVMLRLRNTSSRDLYVQTLRIYGNVLYADPNLAWTPDQGGLAEGTQLIQEGGHEAAMRAGTGPIVTLNVLLPKPGVYRLSVLGQNDRPGPVIVDVQLSNIQRGQIFFNADDGSWETRTLQIVSNRAGMQLLTLIFNNDVYWQDVIDKGGDGDRNALIERIQIAPLSSDR
- a CDS encoding GDP-L-fucose synthase, with protein sequence MSFWPNRRVLVTGGSGFLGSVIVRQLHALHAAAVFVPRSQDYDLRHLENVQRALADSRPNIVIHLAARVGGIGANLEHPAEFFYDNLMMGAQLLHEAWRAGVEKLVAIGTVCAYPKFTPVPFHEDDLWSGYPEETNAPYGLAKKMLLVQSQAYRDQYGFNSVFLLPVNLYGPGDNFDLQTSHVIPALIRKCVEAQERGDDHIVVWGDGSPTREFLYVDDAAHGILLAAENYNASAPVNIGSAMEIRIRDLVHLIADLVGFDGDIVWDTTKPNGQPRRKLDTQRAEQQFGFRAGTSFAEGLQRTIAWYRQCR
- a CDS encoding oligosaccharide flippase family protein, with amino-acid sequence MSEATSPQVTRMVRNSLFSVLRFLVLLPLPLLVVPFMLGKLGDERFGVWAIVALFTSYTQLADFGMGLALTKYVAEFAAQKQWQRLDMALNTVFFFYLVVGLSLATLVLLGRHFLAGLVPQISPALTQEIVTVIGIAALTFAVNLTLGAFNSTLQGLQRMDLTNLTALANGIGLYLGIVVVLALGGGLVGMAVLSLVLAVASGAFNGVMTQRLAPGLHLRWRTFDAGYLRSVLSYSLNIQGGALTELLFDPLSKLVITRFLGVALVTQYEVGQRIITQLRGLFAVAFLPLFPGVSHLHAEREQQAVQMIYQRSSRYVYLLGWPAYLLLIITAPWLLTAWLGQGYAQAAFVMRLMTCGWFVSLVAFPPYMILQALGQAHLCLRAHVVQGLTNLVLALLLVGPFGFVGITVAAFVALVIGSSLVLVAFAQTLQLSGAALARLVPWRAVGLALGSGAALALVLTRLPQVTLLTLAALAAAYAAVYAGLLLAQGVVSQSDRRLIRSLWPARRGL
- a CDS encoding tetratricopeptide repeat protein; amino-acid sequence: MAGASGAVDAAPRLNWLALLGFAATLVLLSAGLAPTLESRRLQTACARQARDIIYRLLQEPAQTEELDKTLAQIAPACAEVTASQALLSNVYFQAGNQAWQAQQWAAAAAAYRTSIARDPGQAMPRRRLAEILLYRDQQPAAALAQLQQAQVLAPHESYTYMVMAHAYAALNDPEHGLQAAEQALAVAKTPYGYMVQGQMLAALARWPEAIASLRASLVLDDQAAVTYLLLGNALQANGETDAAREAWAEAQRRDPSIQDAGVHSPP
- a CDS encoding glycosyltransferase, which encodes MTLPLVSIVTPSLNSAAWITATIVSVLAQDYGRLEYIVMDGGSTDDTHAILRHFAARDNRLTWFAKPDTGISQAVNRGWARSQGEIIAWIGSDDLYRPGAVAAAVFALQAQPAVTAVYGDCAIINAQGQWVGHLHTGPFDRGRLLGWNYLAQPAVFMRRAAVAQAGWLDESLRNVMDHDLWIKLAQQGAMAHVASMWAAVRVHDQTVTNRQVRRAGEETLRVVSRAVNDPALALDLQSQRARALAEAYLRAGMCFYAASDLPQARIYLKQALRLAPGLLADGRFLRTALTAQLGTRLIERLRRWRPAPHRTGSDRGV